The following proteins come from a genomic window of Trifolium pratense cultivar HEN17-A07 linkage group LG4, ARS_RC_1.1, whole genome shotgun sequence:
- the LOC123921718 gene encoding SNF1-related protein kinase regulatory subunit beta-1, translated as MGNANGREDGAISDGVDPTGREPHAPDSRPPVRAFSSDSMANSPPQSPRRSRSPILFGPQVPLAPLQRGNGPPFLNQMWQNESHGIVNQPSEQGIPVMITWNYGGNNVAVEGSWDNWTSRKALQRGGKDHSILIVLPSGIFHYRFIVDGEQRYIPDLPYVADEMGNVCNLLDVNDYVPENPEGVSEFEAPGSPESSYGQAYPAEEDFAKEPMAVPSQLHLTVLGMENSDSGPSSKPQHVVLNHVFIEKNMASKSVVALGLTHRFRSKYVTVVLYKPLKR; from the exons ATGGGAAACGCTAACGGAAGAGAAGACGGAGCTATTTCCGACGGCGTTGATCCTACCGGTCGTGAACCTCACGCGCCTGATTCACGTCCTCCTGTTCGTGCTTTCTCATCTGATTCAATGGCTAATAGTCCTCCTCAGAGTCCTCGTCGTTCCAGATCCCCGATCCTCTTCGGTCCTCAG GTTCCTCTCGCCCCATTACAAAGAGGTAACGGACCTCCTTTTCTCAATCAAATGTGGCAGAATGAGTCTCATGGTATTGTTAATCAACCTTCTGAGCAAGGAATCCCTGTTATGATCACTTGGAATTATGGTGGTAACAATGTAGCAGTCGAGGGATCTTGGGATAACTGGACATCTAG GAAGGCGTTACAGCGAGGTGGCAAGGATCACTCAATTCTTATTGTCCTTCCATCCGGTATATTTCATTACCGGTTCATTGTTGATGGTGAACAGAGATATATTCCGGATCTTCCTTATGTAGCTGATGAGATGGGGAATGTCTGCAATCTTCTTGATGTTAAT GATTATGTGCCAGAAAACCCTGAAGGTGTCTCTGAGTTTGAAGCACCAGGCTCCCCAGAATCTAGTTATGGTCAAGCATATCCAGCCGAAGAAGACTTTGCAAAAGAACCAATGGCTGTTCCCTCGCAGCTGCATCTTACGGTCCTAGGCATGGAGAACTCTGATTCCGGTCCCTCTTCAAAGCCTCAACATGTTGTTCTAAATCACGTCTTCATAGAGAAAAACATGGCCTCAAAATCCGTTGTTGCCCTCGGACTGACTCACAGGTTCCGGTCTAAATATGTGACAGTTGTCCTTTACAAACCTCTCAAGAGGTAA
- the LOC123922273 gene encoding probable pectinesterase 66, whose product MLFVLSLFTQHKSTIMGLPPRLMIFHLILSIGYCFNLGRAIDCGGNQVANTIIVDQQGRGAFNMIQPAIDSIKNNNDQWVKIHINPGKYVGRVNIPIDKPCIILEGSNRGNTIISYGDRNATTTFISMPSNVILSGITFENTFGNNSPAIAAAINGDKTSIFKCGFLGYQDTLFDGYGRHYYKNCYIQGEIDFIFGFAQSYFQSCVINATQDSSLPPGFITAQSRNLPTERGGFVFRKGFVTGIGKVNLGRAWGPYSRVIFWGTDLSSVVLPEGWDAWSYKGNEKNFTYAEVDCTGPGSNIQGRVPWEKKPNEINIHDYSLPIFINQDGWLNNLPSTFSYKKKKNLPSTFV is encoded by the exons ATGTTGTTTGTATTGTCACTATTCACTCAACACAAATCAACTATAATGGGGTTGCCTCCTAGATTAATGATTTTCCATCTGATTCTATCCATTGGTTATTGTTTCAATCTTGGCAGAGCCATTGATTGTGGTGGAAATCAAGTTGCAAATACCATTATTGTTGATCAACAAGGAAGAGGAGCATTCAACATGATTCAACCTGCCATTGATTCAATAAAGAATAACAATGATCAGTGGGTTAAGATTCACATAAATCCTGGAAAATATGt AGGACGTGTTAATATTCCCATTGACAAGCCATGTATTATTTTAGAAGGATCTAATAGAGGAAATACAATAATTAGTTATGGTGATAGAAATGCAACAACAACATTCATTTCAATGCCATCTAATGTGATTTTGAGTGGCATTACATTTGAG AACACATTTGGAAATAACAGTCCAGCAATAGCTGCTGCTATAAATGGTGATAAAACATCAATATTTAAGTGTGGTTTCTTAGGTTATCAAGATACTTTATTCGATGGTTATGGGCGTCATTATTATAAGAATTGTTATATTCAAGGTGAAATTGACTTCATTTTTGGTTTTGCCCAATCTTATTTTCag AGTTGTGTGATAAACGCAACACAAGATAGTTCGTTACCTCCCGGTTTTATCACAGCCCAATCTAGGAACTTACCAACTGAACGAGGTGGTTTTGTTTTTAGAAAAGGTTTTGTTACTGGAATTGGTAAAGTGAATTTAGGAAGAGCATGGGGTCCTTACTCAAGAGTTATATTTTGGGGAACGGACCTTTCTTCTGTGGTACTTCCTGAAGGATGGGATGCTTGGAGCTACAAAGGCAATGA AAAAAACTTCACCTATGCGGAAGTTGATTGTACAGGACCAGGGTCCAATATTCAAGGGCGTGTCCCATGGGAGAAGAAGCCAAATGAAATAAATATACATGATTATTCTTTACCAATTTTCATAAATCAAGATGGATGGCTTAACAACTTACCATCTAcattttcctataaaaaaaagaaaaacttaccATCTACATTTGTGTAA
- the LOC123923357 gene encoding calmodulin yields the protein MADQLTDEQISEFKEAFSLFDKDGDGCITTKELGTVMRSLGQNPTEAELQDMINEVDADGNGTIDFPEFLNLMARKMKDTDSEEELKEAFRVFDKDQNGFISAAELRHVMTNLGEKLTDEEVDEMIREADVDGDGQINYEEFVKVMMAK from the exons ATGGCCGATCAACTCACCGACGAACAGATCTCAGAGTTCAAGGAAGCTTTCAGCCTATTCGATAAGGATGGCGATG GTTGTATTACTACCAAGGAACTCGGGACTGTAATGCGGTCACTTGGCCAGAACCCAACTGAAGCTGAGTTGCAGGACATGATAAATGAGGTTGATGCTGACGGAAACGGTACAATTGATTTCCCTGAATTCCTCAACCTGATGGCTCGTAAGATGAAGGATACTGATTCAGAGGAGGAGCTTAAGGAAGCTTTCCGTGTGTTCGACAAGGATCAGAATGGTTTCATCTCTGCAGCTGAGCTCCGTCATGTCATGACAAATCTCGGGGAGAAGCTGACTGATGAAGAAGTTGACGAGATGATTCGTGAAGCCGATGTTGATGGTGATGGTCAGATCAACTATGAGGAGTTTGTCAAAGTCATGATGGCTAAGTGA
- the LOC123923356 gene encoding putative pectinesterase 10, with the protein MSLFTQHKSTIMGLPAISMIFHLILSIGYCFNLGRAIDCGGNHVANTIVVDQQGRGSFNMIQPAIDSIKNNNDQWVKIHINPGKYVGRVNIPYDKPCIILEGSSMSNTIISYGDKQATTTFVSAPPNVILSGITFENTFGHSGPAVAAKINGDKTAIFKCGFLGYQNTLFDASGRHYYKNCYIQGEIDFIFGFAQSFYENCVMNATQDSSLYPGYITAQSRKLPTDQGGFVFRRGFVTGFGKVNLGRAWGPYPRVIFWGTDLSSVVLSEGWDAWMYIGQEKNFIYAEVDCTGPGSNTQGRVPWEKKPNEINIYDYTIPKFINQDGWLNNLPIPYSFV; encoded by the exons ATGTCACTATTCACTCAACACAAATCAACTATAATGGGGTTGCCTGCTATATCAATGATTTTCCATCTGATCTTATCCATTGGTTATTGTTTCAATCTTGGCAGAGCCATTGATTGTGGTGGAAATCATGTTGCAAATACCATTGTTGTTGATCAACAAGGAAGAGGATCATTCAACATGATTCAACCTGCCATTGATTCAATAAAGAATAACAATGATCAGTGGGTTAAGATTCACATAAATCCTGGAAAATATGT GGGACGTGTTAATATTCCCTATGACAAACCATGCATCATTTTAGAAGGATCTAGTATGAGTAATACAATAATTAGTTATGGTGATAAACAAGCAACAACAACATTTGTTTCAGCGCCACCGAATGTGATTTTGAGTGGTATTACATTTGAG AACACATTTGGACATAGTGGACCGGCAGTAGCTGCTAAAATAAATGGTGATAAAACAGCTATATTTAAGTGCGGTTTTTTGGGTTATCAAAATACTTTATTTGATGCAAGTGGGCGTCATTATTATAAGAATTGTTATATTCAAGGTGAAATTGACTTCATTTTTGGTTTTGCCCAATCTTTTTATGag AACTGCGTGATGAACGCAACACAAGATAGTTCTTTATATCCGGGTTATATCACAGCCCAATCTAGGAAATTACCAACTGATCAAGGTGGTTTTGTTTTTAGAAGAGGGTTTGTTACTGGGTTTGGTAAAGTGAATTTAGGAAGAGCATGGGGTCCTTACCCAAGAGTTATATTTTGGGGAACTGACCTTTCTTCTGTGGTACTTTCAGAAGGATGGGATGCTTGGATGTACATAGGCCAAGA AAAAAACTTCATCTATGCGGAAGTTGATTGTACAGGACCGGGGTCCAATACTCAAGGCCGTGTTCCATGGGAGAAGAAGCcaaatgaaataaatatatatgattatactataccaaaattcataaatcAAGATGGATGGCTTAACAACTTACCAATACCATATTCATTTGTGTAA
- the LOC123924668 gene encoding PH domain-containing protein YHR131C-like, with protein sequence MNNPYDEQKLRDEVIYLHYLWQQGPPQQPNHIPPRTLHNIPSSSSQPHYTPHFHPPLHRHPFPPSNTGFVPRVTSTAFKKRNKKRKKRERKRTEPDPPRSPGPDWPCPKLPDSPKTGWPVPKPRSDSPPSLQPQEKERLSALQLQNKACKAFREFLIDEDNEVVEDDDEEDDDDSDGRMEEFEEFFIRVFMEDNQLRGYYQRCFENGEFFCLVCGAAEKKKSGKKYKDCIGLVQHSKLIVRTGNKKAHRAFGQAVCKVLGWDIHRLPTIVTTGVPLGCSMEINPAQSLGDPKESAADDDDEDEDDDDDDDEEEEEEEEEEEEEEKDDDDDGKDGSRKTEDIAVSLEHVKDPVEEYAKGADQSNCECSSKEGDIDANVGDIGLENGGGRFEMQGEIEEKVVSLAHDDEPVEEHEQAVDRSISEVIIL encoded by the coding sequence ATGAATAATCCGTACGACGAGCAGAAACTAAGAGATGAAGTGATCTATCTACATTATCTTTGGCAGCAAGGCCCTCCTCAGCAACCAAACCATATTCCTCCTCGGACACTTCACAACATTCCTTCCTCATCCTCACAACCCCACTACACTCCTCATTTCCATCCGCCACTCCATCGTCATCCATTTCCACCCTCCAACACCGGATTCGTCCCTCGTGTCACTTCCACTGCCttcaagaaaagaaataaaaaaaggaagaagAGGGAAAGGAAAAGAACAGAACCCGACCCTCCTCGAAGTCCTGGTCCAGACTGGCCGTGCCCCAAATTACCAGACTCTCCCAAAACAGGTTGGCCCGTACCAAAGCCTAGATCAGATTCTCCTCCTTCTCTTCAACCTCAAGAGAAGGAGAGGCTCTCTGCATTACAATTGCAGAACAAGGCCTGCAAAGCTTTCAGGGAGTTTCTTATTGACGAAGACAACGAagttgttgaagatgatgatgaagaagacgacgacgacAGTGATGGTAGGATGGAAGAGTTTGAGGAATTTTTCATTAGGGTTTTCATGGAAGATAATCAACTGAGGGGGTATTACCAGAGGTGTTTCGAGAATGGAGAGTTTTTCTGTTTGGTTTGTGGTGCTGCTGAGAAGAAGAAATCTGGGAAAAAGTATAAGGATTGTATTGGTCTTGTTCAGCATTCCAAGTTAATTGTAAGGACGGGCAATAAAAAGGCCCACAGGGCTTTTGGGCAGGCCGTGTGTAAGGTTCTGGGTTGGGATATACATCGCCTTCCAACTATTGTCACCACTGGGGTACCTCTTGGGTGTTCTATGGAGATCAACCCAGCTCAGTCACTAGGCGACCCAAAGgaaagtgctgctgatgatgatgatgaggatgaggatgatgatgatgatgatgatgaggaggaggaggaggaggaggaggaggaggaggaggaggagaaggatgatgatgatgatggaaaggaTGGTTCCCGCAAAACAGAAGATATAGCTGTGTCTTTGGAGCATGTTAAGGATCCTGTCGAGGAGTATGCAAAAGGGGCTGATCAGAGTAATTGTGAGTGTTCTTCTAAGGAAGGTGATATTGATGCAAACGTGGGGGACATTGGCTTGGAAAATGGAGGAGGGAGATTTGAGATGCAGGGTGAGATTGAGGAGAAAGTTGTGTCTTTGGCGCATGATGATGAACCAGTTGAGGAGCATGAACAAGCAGTTGATCGGAGCATTAGTGAGGTTATCATTTTATAA
- the LOC123922274 gene encoding uncharacterized protein LOC123922274, with translation MPKSRTVDGVEEEYDSYDDDDDHEDEEIADIALLAPQNELLIDRHGRPIIMPYTATDLQPQNPANKAINNALKSKFQAPYLNWTEVRADERGYQQFWNGFRSQVTWLNHHTAAIERIFNKKATKRLSTLLFEARKKIKKDPSKPPLWLAGNSYPMLCRRWEEEEYIAKCIKNKANRNTDEANRACVHSGGSKSAGTLRLEFIQQFGRPPTFMEMNDMMHRYADSGEWTRARAQEVSRLTQIWVEEYNASQLRLPPHRRDNEDVRRNKMSLAFVKNAGGATRGRKFAAGCTSSLYASDPTGLRDVTYTSSSSSSTGRSRPTQREETDDEYEARMRATYREEFRDEFEASFDDRVDVRVQHILQEFFAQQRAPLPEYREGDPVLSMSIEDMSQMLNEPRSLNPQQDFIIPHENPNQPQGNFFPNQAPINFVHRPVARPPSRTSLPGVIIHEEGRGRGRGRGRSRQPTDTGKGKRPLYQPPDQR, from the exons ATGCCCAAGTCTCGAACCGTAGACGGTGTGGAAGAGGAGTACGACTCCTACGACGACGATGATGACCACGAGGACGAGGAAATAGCCGATATTGCACTTTTAGCTCCTCAAAATGAATTGTTGATTGACCGGCATGGTAGACCCATCATCATGCCATATACCGCCACAga TTTGCAACCCCAAAATCCGGCGAATAAGGCAATCAATAATGCATTGAAATCCAAATTCCAGGCTCCATATCTCAACTGGACGGAGGTCAGGGCAGATGAGCGTggatatcaacaattttggaatggcttcagg TCGCAAGTAACTTGGCTGAATCACCACACAGCGGCTATTGAGcgtatattcaacaaaaaagccaccaagcgtctgtcgaccttactttttgaagcgcggaaaaagattaaaaaggatCCTTCAAAACCACCACTTTGGCTCGCTGGCAATTCATACCCTATGCTCTGCCGCAGATGGGAAGAGGAAGAGTATATTGCAAAGTGTATAAAGAACAAAGCCAACAGAAATACTGATGAAGCCAATCGTGCGTGCGTACACTCTGGAGGGTCTAAATCTGCCGGAACGCTTCGTCTTGAGTTCATCCAACAATTTGGTCGTCCACCCACCTTTATGGAGATGAATGACATGATGCACCGGTATGCAGATTCCGGTGAGTGGACGAGGGCAAGGGCGCAAGAAGTGTCG agGTTGACGCAAATTTGGGTTGAAGAATATAATGCAAGCCAACTACGACTACCACCTCATAGGCGAGATAATGAGGATGTTCGTCGAAACAAGATGTCGTTGGCTTTTGTTAAGAATGCTGGTGGTGCGACTCGAGGTCGCAAATTCGCTGCTGGGTGTACATCTTCTCTATATGCAAGTGACCCAACTGGTTTGAGAGATGTCACTtacacatcttcatcttcatcgagTACAGGACGCTCTCGTCCAACTCAAAGAGAGGAAACCGATGATGAGTATGAAGCGCGAATGAGGGCCACGTATAGAGAAGAATTCCGCGATGAGTTCGAAGCATCATTTGATGACCGGGTGGACGTACGGGTCCAACATATATTGCAGGAATTCTTTGCACAGCAGAGGGCGCCG CTGCCGGAGTACCGAGAGGGTGATCCAGTACTGAGTATGAGCATAGAGGATATGAGTCAGATGCTTAATGAACCA AGATCATTAAATCCACAACAAGACTTCATAATCCCACATGAAAACCCAAATCAACCCCAAGGCAACTTCTTCCCAAATCAAGCCCCAATTAACTTCGTTCATAGGCCTGTGGCACGACCTCCTTCGCGAACGTCACTCCCCGGAGTCATAATACACGAGGAAGGTAGAGGCCGAGGCCGAGGCCGAGGAAGGTCGCGTCAGCCAACAGACACTGGCAAGGGGAAGCGACCACTATATCAGCCGCCTGACCAACGttga